A segment of the Streptomyces pactum genome:
ACGGGGTCTGCTCGCTCAGGCTCATCGTGGTGCCTCCTCCTGCCGGACGGGCTTTCGGGCCGGGTACCCACCCGTGGCCCACGGCACCACTCAGCGCCCGAGCCGGCCCACTGCCGTCCGCAGGGCCGCGCGCACCTCGGCAGGCGGGGGCGGGCCGTCGCTCCCGGCGCTGGCGGTGACGGCCGCGGCGACCGTGCGCAGCTTGGTGTTGGAGAGCTGGGAGGCCTCCCGCAGGATGTGCCACGCCTCTTCCGACGTGCAGGCGTGCAGCGCCATGAGCACCCCCCGGGCCTGGTCGATGACCGGGCGGGACGCGATCGCCTGGCGCAACTGCTCCACCTCCTCCTGCAGGACGTGCAGCCGCTCCGAGCGCTCCGCCGCCACAGCCGAGCGCTCCGCCGCCACCGCCGAGGGGGCCGCCGCTGCGGCGGGCCGCGGCGGTGACCGGTGGGCCGTGGCGCGCAGGGGGTCGGTGGTGTCCAGACCGGTGAGTTCCAGTACCCGCAGCGGCTGGCCGCGCCAGTTCGTCGCCGTCGCCGGCACCGCCTGCCGTTGGCTGTAGCCGCCCAGCAGGTCCAGGAACTGCAGCCCGGCCGTGTCCATGAACAGCACGTCGCCCATGTCCAGGTCGACCCGCTCGACGTCGGCCGGCAGCGTGGCCAGGGCCTCGGCCAGAATGTCCACGCACCCGTGGACGAGTTCTCCACGCGGTACGAGCAGCGCCCGGCCGACGTCCACCTGGCCGTCGATGACCAGGGTGGCCGGCCTCCCCGCCAGACGTGGTGGTGCCGCTGGGGTCATGTCACCGCCTTGTCCGTCCTTGCTTGGTCCCTGACTGACGTTCGCGAACGTCACACAGCCACCGTCGGAGTCGGACCGACCGGGTGCCGGGGCGGGCCCGGCCGGCGGCTGTCCGGCGCCGCTGTCGGTGCACCTGCCCGCCGGACCGCGGACTACACCCGGAGCCGGAGAATGCCCGGCGTACGGCTGGGTAAAGGAGCTGCCCGCCGGCCCCGGTCCGGTTCCCGCTCCCGCACGCTCACAGCGGTGAGTGCCACGTGAACGTCGTCCCCTCCCCGCCGGCCCTGCCCGGCTCGCCGGTCTCCCCGTCGTCGGCGACCGTCAGCCGTACCCCGTCCCGGCCGTCCGGCGCGGCGGCGGTCGCGTCGACGGTCACCTCGACACGGGAGACGCCCGGCCGTCCGGCCGCGTCGGTCAGGGCGTGGCGCAGGGCGGTGAGCAGGCGGTCCGCGACCCCGTCCGGTACACGGGTGTCGACGGCGCCCGTGAAACGCGTGGACGGCGGGAAGCCGAGCAGGGCGGCGGCGGACGCGGTCTCGCCCAGCACGCGGCCGCGCAGGCCGGCCGGCGGGTCCGCCGGGGACTGCCGCAGCGCGAGGATCGTCGTACGGACCTCCTGGACCGTGGACCGCAGTTCGTCCACCGCCCGGCCGAGGATGTCCCGGACGTCCTCGGCGCCGGGGCGGCGCTGCGTGGACTCCAGCATCAGCCCGGTGGCGAACAGCCGCTGCACCACCAGGTCGTGCAGGTCCCGGGCGATGCGGTCGCGGTCCTCGTAGACCGCGAGGCGCTCCCGGCCGCGCCGGGCGTCGGCGAGGACGAGGGCGAGCGCGGCCTGCGAGGCGAACTGCGTGGCGAGCAGCCGTTCGACGTCCGTGTACGGACGGTCGCCGCGGCGGCGGGGGAGGGCGAGGGTGCCGATGAGCCGACCGTTCGCCTGCAGGGGGAGCATCATGCTCGGCCCGAACCGGTGCCGTACGTGTGTCGTCATGCGCGGATCGGTCGCCGAGTCCGCGACGAACACCGGTTCGCCGCCCAGGAGCTGCTCGAGGACGGGGCTGCCCGGCGCGATGGTCGCGCCGACGATGCCGCCCGGGTCCTCGGGCGTCGAGGCGGTCACGATCTCCATGCCGCCCTCGGCGGTCGGTTGCAGGATCACGCCGGCACTGGCGCCGGCGAGGAGACGGGCCCGTTCGGCGACCGTGGTCAGAGCGTCGTCGGCGCTGTCCTCGGTGAGCAGCGCGGTGGTGACGGCCGCCGCGCCCTCGAGCCAGCGTTCGCGCTGGCGGGCCGTCTCGTACAGCCGGGCGTTGCCGATGGCGATGCCGGCCTGCGTGGCCAGGACCCGAAGCAGTTGTTCGTCCTCGGCCGTGAACGGGACGCCGCCGGGCCGGCCGGCGAGGTGCAGCTCGCCGAACTCCTCGTCGCGCACGTGGATCGGCACCCGCAACCGGGGCGCCGTCTCCGGTACGCCGCCCCGGTCCGGGGTGCGGGTCCCGGCGAGGCCGTCCGGGTCCGGGGTGCGGGTGTCGGTGAGGCCGTCCGGGGCTGGGGTGCCGGTGTCGGTGAGACCGTCCTGGTCCGGGGCGCGGGTGTCGCGGGAGCCGTCCCGGTCCGGGGTGCGGATCCCCCAGAGGCCGTCCCGGCCGGGGTCGGCGGTGGTCAGGGCCGCCGAGGCGGCGCCGGTCAGCTCGGCGGCGCCGTCCACGATGTGCTGCAGGGTGCTGTGGAGATCGAGGTCGGCACCGACGCCCAGGACGG
Coding sequences within it:
- a CDS encoding ANTAR domain-containing protein codes for the protein MTPAAPPRLAGRPATLVIDGQVDVGRALLVPRGELVHGCVDILAEALATLPADVERVDLDMGDVLFMDTAGLQFLDLLGGYSQRQAVPATATNWRGQPLRVLELTGLDTTDPLRATAHRSPPRPAAAAAPSAVAAERSAVAAERSERLHVLQEEVEQLRQAIASRPVIDQARGVLMALHACTSEEAWHILREASQLSNTKLRTVAAAVTASAGSDGPPPPAEVRAALRTAVGRLGR
- a CDS encoding GAF domain-containing sensor histidine kinase, translated to MTAQPAPRLTRLLEAVLGVGADLDLHSTLQHIVDGAAELTGAASAALTTADPGRDGLWGIRTPDRDGSRDTRAPDQDGLTDTGTPAPDGLTDTRTPDPDGLAGTRTPDRGGVPETAPRLRVPIHVRDEEFGELHLAGRPGGVPFTAEDEQLLRVLATQAGIAIGNARLYETARQRERWLEGAAAVTTALLTEDSADDALTTVAERARLLAGASAGVILQPTAEGGMEIVTASTPEDPGGIVGATIAPGSPVLEQLLGGEPVFVADSATDPRMTTHVRHRFGPSMMLPLQANGRLIGTLALPRRRGDRPYTDVERLLATQFASQAALALVLADARRGRERLAVYEDRDRIARDLHDLVVQRLFATGLMLESTQRRPGAEDVRDILGRAVDELRSTVQEVRTTILALRQSPADPPAGLRGRVLGETASAAALLGFPPSTRFTGAVDTRVPDGVADRLLTALRHALTDAAGRPGVSRVEVTVDATAAAPDGRDGVRLTVADDGETGEPGRAGGEGTTFTWHSPL